A DNA window from Engystomops pustulosus chromosome 10, aEngPut4.maternal, whole genome shotgun sequence contains the following coding sequences:
- the LOC140103652 gene encoding solute carrier family 26 member 6-like isoform X4 yields the protein MIASVTESLAPNENFMLNDTSTSIDIEARDLLRVELSMALAFLVGLFQIALGFVQFGFVVTYLSDPLISGYTTASAVHVLVSQLKYLFGITLSQKTQPLSLIYTIVKICSRLPETNIGSLVTSIVAIVVLLLMKFLNEKFATKLLIPVPIELIMLIVSTGISFGVGLYDKFGIENVGHIPVGLKIPMLPDFSLFPDIVGNAFTIAVVGYAITISLGKLFASKHGYKVDSNQELIAIGFSNFIGSFFQCFAISASVSRSMVQESTGGNSQVASAIASFVVFIIILRAGELFQDLPKAILASIIIVNLKGMFKQFSEVRVLWRSNKVDLVTWLVTFTATILFNMDIGLAISVAFSLLTIIFRTQLSDYSILGQVYETSIYKDVSRCHQAKEISRIKIFHSSCTVYYANADQYLETLCQKCGVDVEKLIEKKRKAIKKKQKRELKELKKAKKEKERSITITGHDNFAFDHLELEHEIEEHKEQDTKESSIIVVPGHAASEDPGGKSSLQSLGLEKPHFHSLILDFSAVNFVDTVCVKILRKIFKNFAEIEVDVYLAGCNASVLVGLENGNLFDENITKSQVFTSIHDAVTYLTTDREEISVHEANGGPDTRL from the exons GGGTTTTGTACAGTTTGGGTTTGTGGTCACGTATCTCTCAGACCCTCTAATAAGTGGCTACACCACAGCGTCTGCTGTCCATGTGTTGGTGTCACAACTGAAATACCTTTTCGGAATTACATTGAGCCAGAAGACGCAGCCATTGTCCTTGATATAT ACCATTGTTAAAATCTGCTCGCGATTGCCAGAAACTAACATCGGCTCGCTGGTCACGAGTATCGTCGCCATCGTTGTGCTCTTGCTGATGAAATTCTTGAATGAGAAATTTGCTACCAAACTTTTAATACCGGTTCCCATTGAACTGATCATG ctcATTGTCTCCACCGGAATTTCCTTTGGAGTGGGACTATATGACAAATTTGGGATTGAGAATGTTGGACACATCCCTGTTGG CTTGAAGATTCCGATGTTACCGGATTTCAGCCTGTTTCCAGATATTGTTGGGAATGCCTTCACCATTGCCGTGGTGGGATATGCCATAACTATCTCTTTGGGGAAGCTGTTTGCCTCTAAGCATGGTTACAAAGTGGACAGCAACCAG GAGCTCATCGCTATTGGATTCAGCAACTTTATCGGCagctttttccagtgttttgCCATTAGTGCCTCCGTGTCCAGGTCTATGGTTCAAGAAAGTACTGGAGGAAACAGTCAG GTGGCGAGTGCTATCGCATCTTTTGTCGTCTTCATCATCATACTGCGAGCTGGGGAACTCTTCCAAGACTTACCGAAG GCCATTTTGGCTTCCATCATTATAGTCAATCTTAAGGGGATGTTTAAACAATTCTCAGAAGTGAGAGTCTTATGGAGGAGCAACAAAGTAGACTTG GTTACCTGGTTGGTGACATTTACTGCCACAATCCTGTTCAATATGGACATTGGCCTTGCCATCTCTGTTGCGTTTTCCCTGCTGACCATTATTttcaggacccagct ATCCGATTACTCCATTTTAGGCCAAGTATATGAGACAAGCATTTACAAAGATGTGTCAAGGTGTCATCAG GCGAAGGAGATTTCAAGGATAAAAATCTTCCACTCTTCCTGCACAGTCTATTACGCCAACGCAGATCAGTACCTGGAGACCCTCTGTCAGAAG TGCGGGGTCGATGTGGAGAAACTGATTGAGAAGAAAAGGAAAGCCataaagaaaaaacagaaaagagaACTGAAAGAACTGAAAAAagcaaagaaagagaaagaacgcAGTATTACG ATCACAGGACATGACAACTTTGCCTTTGACCATCTTGAACTTGAACATGAGATAGAAGAG CACAAGGAGCAGGATACGAAAGAGAGCTCCATCATAGTTGTGCCGGGCCACGCGGCTAGTGAGGACCCTGGGGGGAAGAGCTCGCTGCAGTCACTGGGCCTGGAGAAGCCCCATTTCCATTCCTTAATTTTGGATTTCTCTGCAGTGAATTTTGTAGATACAGTCTGCGTCAAAATTTTACGAAAA ATCTTCAAGAATTTTGCGGAAATTGAAGTGGATGTCTACCTGGCTGGCTGCAATG CATCAGTGTTAGTCGGGCTGGAAAATGGGAACTTGTTTGATGAAAATATCACTAAGTCTCAGGTCTTTACCTCCATCCATGATGCCGTCACCTACCTGACAACAGATCGGGAGGAGATCTCCGTGCATGAAGCCAAT GGAGGCCCAGATACAAGACTATAA